A portion of the Micromonospora tarapacensis genome contains these proteins:
- the purD gene encoding phosphoribosylamine--glycine ligase, protein MRVLLLGGGGREHALALGLVDDPSVEVLIAAPGNPGIGAIAELRAVDPVDPAAAAALAVEAQADLVVVGPEAPLVAGVADAVRAKGIAVFGPSAEAARLEGSKAFAKDVMTAAGVPTARAYACADAESVGKALDEFGAPFVVKDDGLAAGKGVVVTDDRAAAEAHARECGRVVVEEYLAGPEVSLFVVTDGEAAVPLLPAQDFKRVDDGDSGPNTGGMGAYAPLPWAPAGLVDEVMRDVVHPTLAEMRRRGTPFAGLLYVGLAITATGPRVIEFNARFGDPETQVVLALLETPLGGLLHAAATGSLAEHPPLSWRAGAAVTVVVAAEGYPAKPRTGDVITGAERPGVIHAGTARRPADGALLSAGGRVLCGTATGADLASARDAAYQLVRGIALAGSHHRSDIAAAAIDGRVAVSG, encoded by the coding sequence GTGCGGGTTCTTCTTCTTGGTGGTGGCGGGCGGGAGCATGCGCTCGCGCTGGGGTTGGTCGACGATCCGTCCGTCGAGGTGCTGATCGCGGCGCCCGGCAATCCGGGGATCGGCGCGATCGCCGAGCTGCGCGCGGTCGACCCGGTCGATCCGGCCGCCGCCGCCGCGCTGGCCGTGGAGGCGCAGGCCGACCTGGTGGTGGTCGGGCCTGAGGCGCCACTGGTCGCCGGGGTCGCCGACGCGGTCAGGGCCAAGGGCATCGCGGTCTTCGGGCCGTCCGCCGAGGCGGCCCGGCTGGAGGGGTCGAAGGCGTTCGCGAAGGACGTGATGACCGCCGCCGGGGTGCCCACCGCTCGCGCATACGCCTGTGCCGACGCCGAGAGCGTCGGCAAGGCGCTCGACGAGTTCGGCGCACCCTTCGTGGTCAAGGACGACGGGCTCGCCGCCGGCAAGGGCGTCGTGGTCACCGACGACCGCGCCGCGGCCGAAGCGCACGCGCGGGAGTGTGGCCGGGTGGTCGTCGAGGAATATCTCGCCGGCCCCGAGGTCTCGCTCTTCGTGGTGACCGACGGCGAGGCCGCGGTGCCGCTGCTGCCGGCTCAGGACTTCAAGCGGGTGGACGACGGCGACAGCGGCCCGAACACCGGCGGCATGGGGGCGTACGCGCCGCTGCCGTGGGCGCCGGCCGGCCTGGTCGACGAGGTGATGCGCGACGTGGTGCACCCGACGCTGGCCGAGATGCGCCGCCGGGGCACACCCTTCGCCGGGCTGCTCTACGTCGGGCTGGCGATCACCGCCACCGGGCCCCGGGTGATCGAGTTCAACGCCCGTTTCGGTGACCCGGAGACCCAGGTGGTGCTCGCCCTGCTGGAGACGCCGCTGGGCGGGCTGCTGCACGCCGCGGCCACCGGCTCGCTCGCCGAGCACCCGCCGTTGAGCTGGCGTGCCGGCGCCGCGGTGACCGTCGTGGTGGCCGCCGAGGGTTACCCGGCGAAGCCGCGCACCGGCGACGTGATCACCGGCGCGGAGCGGCCCGGCGTCATCCACGCCGGCACCGCCCGCCGGCCCGCCGACGGCGCGTTGCTCTCCGCCGGCGGCCGGGTCCTCTGTGGTACGGCCACCGGTGCCGACCTGGCCTCCGCCCGGGACGCGGCCTACCAGCTGGTTCGCGGCATCGCGCTCGCCGGTTCGCACCACCGCTCGGACATCGCCGCCGCCGCGATCGACGGCCGGGTCGCCGTTTCCGGCTGA
- a CDS encoding serine hydrolase domain-containing protein yields MRITRRSLLAGFTLGMLLAGTLTAPAHATHQGCAAGTLDPAGLVAAVGQIPDRELTTTSVQLRVTTPDGCWRGAFGVRDLRSSAPVPANARVRIGSVTKVFTAVVVYQLVAEGQLDLDEPVRPHLPDLIPADWPTITVRQLLAHTSGLPSPVLPDGLDWQLAHRYDRWTPEQIVRSALTNPPEYAPGAAQRYTNMGYIVAGILIERVTGTSYPEQLRQRILRPLGLRDTYAPGTATGIRGPHVRGYQQVNRAGRTELVDATRWSQTFTPASGDLVSTLADLDRFAAALFDGRLLAPAQQRELFTHPWAGAGYSNGGLSSVRLPDGHTFWGKSGARYGYQALIGALDDGSVRLAFAATPTDAKADGQSALAQRVFGAVLALA; encoded by the coding sequence ATGCGAATCACCCGACGCAGCCTCCTAGCCGGGTTCACCCTCGGCATGTTGCTGGCTGGCACCCTGACGGCACCTGCCCACGCGACTCACCAGGGCTGCGCCGCCGGCACCCTCGACCCGGCCGGCCTGGTGGCGGCCGTCGGCCAGATCCCCGACCGTGAACTCACCACCACCAGCGTGCAGCTGCGGGTCACCACACCGGACGGCTGCTGGCGTGGTGCCTTCGGCGTACGCGATCTGCGGTCGTCGGCACCGGTGCCGGCGAACGCCCGGGTCCGGATCGGCAGCGTGACCAAGGTCTTCACCGCCGTGGTGGTGTACCAGCTGGTGGCGGAGGGCCAGCTGGACCTCGACGAGCCGGTACGGCCGCACCTGCCGGACCTGATCCCGGCCGACTGGCCGACCATCACCGTGCGACAGTTGCTCGCCCACACCAGCGGCCTGCCCAGCCCGGTCCTACCGGACGGGCTCGACTGGCAGCTCGCGCACCGCTACGACCGGTGGACCCCGGAGCAGATCGTCCGGTCGGCGCTGACGAACCCGCCGGAATACGCTCCCGGCGCGGCACAGCGCTACACCAACATGGGCTACATCGTCGCCGGCATCCTGATCGAGCGGGTGACCGGGACGTCGTACCCGGAGCAGCTGCGGCAGCGGATCCTCCGGCCACTCGGATTGCGCGACACGTACGCGCCCGGCACCGCCACCGGCATTCGCGGACCGCACGTCCGGGGATACCAGCAGGTGAACCGCGCCGGCCGCACCGAACTGGTCGACGCGACGCGCTGGAGCCAGACCTTCACCCCCGCCTCCGGTGACCTCGTCTCGACCCTGGCCGACCTTGATCGGTTCGCCGCCGCCCTTTTCGACGGCCGCCTGCTCGCCCCGGCGCAGCAGCGTGAGCTGTTCACCCACCCCTGGGCCGGCGCGGGGTACAGCAATGGTGGGCTCTCCTCGGTTCGGCTGCCCGACGGCCATACGTTCTGGGGCAAGTCCGGCGCCCGGTACGGCTACCAGGCTCTCATCGGCGCCCTCGACGACGGCAGCGTACGCCTCGCGTTCGCCGCCACCCCGACCGACGCGAAGGCCGACGGGCAGTCGGCCCTCGCCCAACGAGTCTTCGGCGCCGTCCTGGCGCTCGCCTGA
- a CDS encoding SigE family RNA polymerase sigma factor codes for MRDAEGFDEFYRGTAGRMLRYGYALTGDLAEAQDIVQEAYVRAWQRWRKVAAYDHTESWVRLVVARLATDRWRRIHTQRLALRRAGPPGHAAAPSDDTVLLVGALRRLPAAQRQAVALHYLCDLSVAQIAAETGTSPGTVKSWLSRGRAGLAAVLDDVTPEAHDVG; via the coding sequence ATGCGCGATGCCGAGGGCTTCGACGAGTTCTACCGGGGCACGGCCGGCCGGATGCTCCGATACGGGTACGCCCTGACCGGAGACCTCGCCGAGGCGCAGGACATCGTGCAGGAGGCGTACGTCCGGGCCTGGCAGCGTTGGCGCAAGGTTGCCGCCTACGACCACACCGAATCCTGGGTCCGCCTGGTGGTGGCTCGGTTGGCCACCGACCGCTGGCGTCGGATACACACCCAGCGGCTGGCGTTGCGCCGCGCCGGACCGCCAGGCCACGCAGCCGCCCCCAGCGACGACACGGTGTTGCTGGTCGGGGCGTTGCGGCGGTTGCCGGCTGCCCAGCGGCAGGCGGTAGCCCTGCACTACCTGTGTGACCTGTCGGTGGCGCAGATCGCTGCCGAAACCGGTACGTCGCCCGGGACGGTCAAGTCATGGTTGTCCCGTGGCCGGGCCGGGCTCGCCGCTGTACTCGACGATGTGACCCCGGAGGCGCACGATGTCGGCTGA
- a CDS encoding acyl-CoA dehydrogenase family protein, producing the protein MVEFSLDLNEEQRDLRDWVHGFASEVVRPAAAEWDAREETPWPVIAEAAKVGLYGFEFLATCWADPTGLSLPIASEELFWGDAGIGLSLFGTSLAVAAIYGTGTPEQLVEWVPQCFGEVDSPAVAAFCSSEPEAGSDVGAIRTRATYDEATDEWVLRGQKAYATNGGIAGVHVVTASVEPELGSRGQAAFVVPPGTAGLSATRKLRKLGLRASHTADVFLDDVRVPGRCLLGGKEALDERLTRARSGQRATGQAAMRTFELTRPTVGAQALGVARAAYEYALDHAIQRVQFGRPIITNQAVAFALADMKMEIDAARLLVWRASWMGRNNRPFTAGEGSMSKLKAGEVAVSVTERAVQLLGGAGFLRDHPVERWYRDAKIYTIFEGTSEIQRLVISRAISGMQIR; encoded by the coding sequence ATGGTCGAGTTCTCGCTCGACCTGAACGAGGAACAGCGGGATCTGCGCGACTGGGTGCACGGCTTCGCCAGCGAGGTCGTGCGCCCGGCCGCGGCCGAATGGGACGCCCGCGAGGAAACCCCGTGGCCGGTCATCGCCGAGGCGGCGAAGGTCGGCCTGTACGGCTTCGAGTTCCTCGCCACCTGCTGGGCAGATCCCACCGGCCTGTCGCTGCCGATCGCCAGCGAGGAACTCTTCTGGGGCGACGCGGGCATCGGACTGAGCCTCTTCGGCACCTCACTCGCGGTCGCCGCCATCTACGGCACCGGCACCCCTGAACAGCTCGTCGAGTGGGTGCCGCAGTGCTTCGGCGAGGTGGATTCCCCGGCCGTCGCCGCGTTCTGCTCCTCGGAGCCCGAGGCCGGCTCCGACGTGGGCGCCATCCGCACCCGGGCTACCTACGACGAGGCCACCGACGAGTGGGTGCTGCGCGGGCAGAAGGCGTACGCCACCAACGGCGGGATCGCCGGGGTGCACGTGGTGACCGCCTCGGTCGAGCCGGAGCTGGGCTCGCGGGGGCAGGCGGCCTTCGTCGTGCCGCCGGGCACGGCCGGGCTCAGCGCCACCCGCAAACTGCGCAAGCTCGGCCTGCGGGCATCGCACACGGCCGACGTCTTCCTCGACGACGTCCGGGTGCCGGGGCGGTGCCTGCTCGGCGGCAAGGAGGCGCTGGACGAACGCCTGACCCGCGCCCGGTCCGGGCAGCGCGCCACCGGCCAGGCCGCGATGCGCACCTTCGAACTGACCCGACCCACCGTCGGCGCGCAGGCGCTCGGCGTGGCCCGAGCCGCCTACGAGTACGCCCTGGACCACGCGATCCAGCGCGTCCAGTTCGGCCGGCCGATCATCACCAACCAGGCGGTCGCGTTCGCGCTGGCCGACATGAAGATGGAGATCGACGCCGCCCGGCTGCTGGTCTGGCGGGCCTCCTGGATGGGCCGCAACAACCGGCCGTTCACCGCCGGCGAGGGCTCGATGTCCAAGCTCAAGGCCGGCGAGGTGGCCGTCTCGGTGACCGAACGGGCCGTCCAGTTGCTGGGCGGAGCCGGTTTCCTGCGCGACCACCCGGTCGAGCGCTGGTACCGGGACGCCAAGATCTACACCATCTTCGAGGGCACCTCGGAGATCCAGCGGCTGGTCATCTCCCGGGCGATCTCGGGAATGCAGATCCGCTGA
- a CDS encoding SCP2 sterol-binding domain-containing protein: MTDFDPANFSNVGPKEFAQLVKNTPESKLAEVMSGDLRGKILGEVFGRMPQLFRADRAGSTNAVIHWNITGAPDGGTDTYEVVVADGTCTVNETPQHDPRLGLTLGPVEFLKIVSGGANPVMMFMTGKLKAKGDLGLAANIANLFDIPKA; the protein is encoded by the coding sequence ATGACTGACTTCGACCCGGCCAACTTCTCCAACGTCGGCCCGAAGGAATTCGCCCAGCTCGTCAAGAACACCCCGGAGAGCAAGCTCGCCGAGGTGATGTCGGGCGACCTGCGCGGCAAGATCCTCGGCGAGGTCTTCGGGCGGATGCCGCAGTTGTTCCGCGCCGACCGGGCCGGGTCGACAAACGCGGTCATCCACTGGAACATCACCGGCGCCCCCGACGGTGGCACCGACACCTACGAGGTGGTCGTCGCCGACGGCACCTGCACGGTCAACGAGACCCCGCAGCACGACCCGCGGCTGGGCCTGACCCTGGGACCGGTGGAGTTCCTGAAGATCGTCTCCGGTGGCGCCAACCCGGTCATGATGTTCATGACCGGCAAGCTCAAGGCCAAGGGCGACCTGGGCCTGGCCGCGAACATCGCGAACCTCTTCGACATCCCCAAGGCCTGA
- a CDS encoding TetR/AcrR family transcriptional regulator gives MSTGPAFKRLPRAVREQQMLDSAVRVFSRRGYHGASMDEIAEVAGISKPMVYAYLGTKEELFVACLHREGARMMEAIAGAVAPDLPADERLWRGLRAFFGFVGAHRDGWAVLYRQARGEQPFAGELAVMRARLVEVVAGMLDHALRAEGREVAETELEVVAYALVGATESLADWLADRPGVDPEKTATRMMNVAWLGAGQLLGGVTWRPPGG, from the coding sequence GTGTCCACCGGTCCTGCGTTCAAGCGCCTCCCCCGCGCCGTACGCGAGCAGCAGATGCTCGACTCCGCCGTGCGGGTCTTCTCCCGGCGCGGCTACCACGGTGCCAGCATGGACGAGATCGCCGAGGTCGCCGGCATCTCCAAGCCCATGGTGTACGCGTACCTGGGCACCAAGGAGGAACTCTTCGTCGCCTGCCTGCACCGCGAGGGCGCCCGGATGATGGAGGCCATCGCCGGTGCCGTCGCCCCCGACCTGCCGGCCGACGAGCGACTCTGGCGCGGGCTGCGGGCGTTCTTCGGATTCGTCGGCGCGCACCGGGACGGCTGGGCGGTGCTCTACCGGCAGGCCCGGGGCGAGCAGCCGTTCGCCGGGGAACTCGCCGTGATGCGCGCCCGGCTGGTCGAGGTGGTGGCCGGCATGCTCGACCACGCGCTGCGCGCCGAGGGTCGGGAGGTGGCCGAGACGGAGCTGGAGGTGGTCGCGTACGCCCTGGTCGGGGCGACCGAGTCGCTCGCGGACTGGCTGGCCGACCGACCGGGCGTCGACCCGGAGAAGACCGCCACCCGGATGATGAACGTCGCCTGGCTCGGTGCCGGCCAGCTGCTGGGCGGCGTCACATGGCGTCCCCCCGGGGGGTAG
- a CDS encoding DedA family protein, translating to MEAALDLIRQTLTSPWVYLLLFGLTTVDAVFPLVPAEAAVISVTVLATGGEPNLVLVIVAATIGATAGDHISYAIGRGGGSRRLERSPADSRRRAGSAWARRAVDRRGGMILVAARYLPGGRTAVTLTMGAVRYPLRSFAPFDLIAGATWALYCVLLGVFGGLAFERHPLHGILAGIGLSIAVTFLLELARRLRHRAHRGTSRGRPPTPRGDAM from the coding sequence ATGGAGGCCGCCCTCGACCTGATCCGGCAGACCCTCACCTCACCGTGGGTTTACCTGCTGCTGTTCGGGTTGACCACGGTCGACGCGGTCTTCCCGCTGGTGCCGGCCGAGGCGGCGGTCATCAGCGTCACCGTCCTCGCCACCGGGGGCGAGCCGAACCTGGTGCTGGTGATCGTGGCGGCCACGATCGGTGCCACCGCCGGCGACCACATCTCGTACGCGATCGGACGTGGGGGCGGATCGCGGCGATTGGAGCGCTCGCCGGCGGACAGCCGACGCCGGGCCGGTTCGGCGTGGGCCCGTCGGGCGGTGGACCGGCGCGGAGGCATGATCCTGGTCGCCGCCCGGTACCTCCCGGGCGGGCGGACGGCGGTCACCCTCACCATGGGTGCGGTCCGCTACCCGCTGCGGTCGTTCGCCCCGTTCGACCTGATCGCGGGTGCCACCTGGGCGCTCTACTGCGTGCTACTCGGCGTCTTCGGCGGGCTGGCCTTCGAACGCCACCCGCTGCACGGCATCCTCGCCGGCATCGGGCTTTCGATCGCGGTGACCTTCCTGCTGGAGCTGGCCCGCCGGTTGCGGCACCGGGCACACCGCGGGACCAGCCGAGGTCGACCCCCTACCCCCCGGGGGGACGCCATGTGA
- a CDS encoding serine/threonine protein kinase encodes MTTEEAIRVVTAAHDGDEMFGGDAPQRRYRDLVAALHPDRLRWAGPGVRAAAADAFLRVTSSWRARQFTVLRGYRCGRPAHSGDLADLYDVGADRLLKLPRNPADNDLMAREQHALRTLAERGDPRWLPYVPRLVDSFAHRDAATGAERRVTVLATAPRLRSLVEVRRAHPDGLDGRDAAWMWRRLLVALGLTHRAGVVHGAVLPPHVLIEPDAHGLVLVDWCLSTEPGGTVPALLPGYQDWYPAEVTERRPCGPGTDIALAVRCMTWLMGRHAPRELLAFARGCRQRLLRARPDDAWRLLGELDEVLHRLYGPRTFRPFTLDP; translated from the coding sequence GTGACGACCGAGGAGGCGATCCGCGTGGTCACCGCCGCCCATGACGGCGACGAGATGTTCGGCGGCGACGCGCCGCAGCGGCGCTACCGGGACCTCGTCGCCGCCCTGCACCCCGACCGGCTCCGCTGGGCCGGCCCGGGCGTCCGCGCCGCCGCCGCCGACGCCTTCCTCCGGGTCACCAGCAGCTGGCGGGCCCGCCAGTTCACCGTGCTGCGCGGCTACCGCTGCGGCCGGCCCGCGCACTCCGGTGACCTCGCCGACCTCTACGACGTCGGCGCGGACCGGCTGCTCAAGCTGCCCCGCAACCCCGCTGACAACGACCTGATGGCCCGCGAGCAGCATGCCCTGCGCACCCTCGCCGAGCGGGGCGACCCGCGCTGGCTGCCGTACGTGCCCCGGCTGGTCGACAGCTTCGCCCACCGGGACGCCGCCACCGGAGCCGAACGCCGGGTCACCGTGCTCGCCACCGCGCCCCGCCTGCGCAGCCTGGTCGAGGTGCGGCGCGCCCACCCGGACGGGCTGGACGGCCGCGACGCGGCCTGGATGTGGCGGCGACTGCTGGTCGCGCTCGGCCTGACCCACCGGGCCGGCGTGGTGCACGGCGCGGTGCTGCCGCCACACGTGTTGATCGAGCCGGACGCCCACGGCCTCGTGCTGGTCGACTGGTGCCTCTCGACCGAGCCCGGTGGGACCGTGCCGGCACTGCTGCCCGGGTACCAGGACTGGTACCCGGCCGAGGTCACCGAGCGCCGCCCGTGCGGCCCCGGCACCGACATCGCCCTGGCCGTCCGCTGCATGACCTGGCTGATGGGCCGCCACGCGCCGCGCGAGTTGCTCGCCTTCGCCCGCGGCTGCCGGCAACGGCTCCTGCGCGCCCGACCCGACGACGCCTGGCGGTTGCTCGGCGAACTCGACGAGGTGCTGCACCGGTTGTACGGGCCGCGCACCTTCCGACCCTTCACCCTCGACCCGTAA
- a CDS encoding NUDIX hydrolase — translation MNEPDFLATYDPRAYPAVAVTADVVALTIRDRALHLLLIRRGEQPYAGHWALPGGFVRPDEDLAAAARRELAEETGLGGERLRRVHVEQLSSYGAPDRDPRMRIVSVAHLAFAPDLPDAAAGTDADEAAWVPVAELANRQLAFDHGHIVADGLERARSKLEYTPLATRFLAAEFTIGELRSVYETVWGHQLHAGNFHRKVLSVPGFVESTGASTERGGTRGGPRARLYRAGDARLLHPALLRPAREETVR, via the coding sequence GTGAACGAGCCGGACTTCCTCGCCACCTACGACCCGCGCGCCTACCCGGCCGTGGCCGTCACCGCCGACGTCGTCGCCCTCACCATCCGCGACCGCGCGCTGCACCTGCTGCTCATCCGCCGCGGCGAGCAGCCGTACGCGGGTCACTGGGCGCTGCCCGGCGGCTTCGTCCGGCCCGACGAGGACCTGGCCGCCGCCGCCCGCCGGGAGCTGGCCGAGGAGACCGGTCTCGGTGGCGAGCGGCTGCGTCGCGTCCACGTCGAGCAGTTGTCCTCGTACGGCGCGCCCGACCGCGATCCCCGGATGCGGATCGTCTCCGTCGCCCATCTCGCCTTCGCTCCCGACCTGCCGGATGCGGCGGCCGGCACCGACGCCGACGAGGCGGCCTGGGTGCCGGTCGCCGAGTTGGCGAACCGGCAACTCGCCTTCGACCACGGTCACATCGTCGCCGACGGGCTGGAGCGGGCCCGCTCGAAACTGGAGTACACCCCGCTGGCCACCCGCTTCCTCGCGGCCGAGTTCACCATCGGTGAGCTGCGATCCGTCTACGAGACGGTCTGGGGGCACCAGCTGCACGCCGGCAACTTCCACCGCAAGGTGCTCTCCGTGCCGGGCTTCGTGGAGAGCACCGGCGCCAGCACCGAACGCGGCGGCACCCGGGGCGGCCCGCGCGCTCGGCTCTACCGGGCCGGTGACGCCCGACTCCTGCATCCGGCGCTGCTGCGCCCGGCCCGGGAGGAGACGGTCCGGTGA
- a CDS encoding MaoC/PaaZ C-terminal domain-containing protein yields MAGRSRDDEPADDLSVGELIDGPTEALTPEILAAAANSPGHGGNGGPTRDLSGPGRPGDLTAVGQPGGARGRRAAGGTRGGPTAPGQAAARTRVELAGLPAAGPLYRRALLGALPGLGGRRDAGMPAVELTVGGVAVDPERLADYDRVCGFRLADRLPATFPHVMGFPLALRLITAPQFPIPLAGVVHVGNRITVHRPVTVADRLDFTTWEENLRPHDRGRQVDVVLVATVAGEEVWRGVSTYLGRQRGPGGGERRDRGAPPAPPAATARWPVTPRVGVRYARVSGDHNPIHTSRLGARLLGFPRPIAHGMWSKARCLAALESRLPEAYTVDVSFKLPVPLPGTVAFDATPTGSGWDFSLHDPRGRPHLVGAIR; encoded by the coding sequence ATGGCCGGGCGCAGCCGCGACGACGAGCCGGCCGACGACCTGTCGGTCGGCGAGCTGATCGACGGGCCCACCGAGGCCCTGACGCCGGAGATCCTGGCCGCCGCGGCCAACTCTCCGGGCCACGGCGGGAACGGTGGGCCGACCCGCGACCTGTCCGGCCCGGGCCGGCCCGGCGATCTGACCGCGGTGGGCCAGCCGGGTGGGGCGCGCGGCCGGCGCGCGGCCGGCGGGACTCGTGGCGGCCCGACCGCACCAGGCCAGGCGGCGGCGCGGACGCGGGTGGAGCTGGCGGGGCTGCCGGCGGCCGGTCCGCTGTACCGGCGGGCGCTGCTGGGCGCGCTGCCGGGGCTGGGCGGCCGGCGGGATGCCGGGATGCCGGCGGTCGAGCTGACCGTCGGCGGGGTCGCGGTGGACCCGGAACGGCTGGCCGACTACGACCGGGTGTGCGGGTTCCGGCTCGCCGACCGGCTGCCCGCGACCTTCCCGCACGTCATGGGCTTCCCGCTGGCGCTGCGCCTGATCACCGCGCCGCAGTTCCCGATCCCGCTGGCCGGGGTGGTGCACGTCGGCAACCGGATCACGGTGCACCGGCCGGTCACCGTCGCCGACCGGCTCGACTTCACCACCTGGGAGGAGAACCTGCGCCCGCACGACCGGGGACGGCAGGTGGACGTCGTGCTCGTCGCGACCGTGGCCGGGGAGGAGGTGTGGCGCGGCGTCTCGACGTACCTGGGTCGGCAGCGCGGCCCGGGCGGCGGCGAGCGGCGTGACCGCGGTGCACCGCCCGCACCGCCGGCCGCCACCGCCCGCTGGCCGGTGACACCCCGGGTGGGTGTGCGCTACGCGCGTGTCTCCGGTGACCACAACCCGATCCACACGTCGCGGCTGGGGGCCCGGCTGCTCGGGTTCCCCCGGCCCATCGCGCACGGGATGTGGAGCAAGGCGCGTTGTCTCGCGGCGCTGGAGAGCCGGCTGCCCGAGGCGTACACGGTGGACGTGTCGTTCAAGCTGCCGGTTCCGCTGCCCGGCACGGTGGCCTTCGATGCCACGCCGACCGGCTCGGGCTGGGATTTCAGTCTGCACGACCCGCGTGGCCGTCCACATCTGGTGGGCGCCATCCGCTGA